In a single window of the Litorilituus sediminis genome:
- a CDS encoding anti-phage deoxyguanosine triphosphatase, whose product MSDIWLERRLKKVSKRQLDHRDPFQRDRARVLHSASFRRLQSKTQVMGSRQGDFFRTRLTHSLEAAQIGSGITAQLRCKYPELSAALFPATDSLIETICLAHDIGHPPFGHGGEVALHYMMREHGGFEGNGQTLRIVARLETFSEHYGMNLSRRTLLGLMKYPVQIEQLNQARDLTPVTNFRQLKAHDWHPPKGLYSDDNDIIDWVLSPLSNDDRLLFQQVKQQSEPTKHHKTRFKSLDCSIMELADDIAYGIHDLEDAIVTNIVNQTDFKEHVIARLQQIDDAWLFDYSKTLTDKLFSEQHHKQKDAIGGLVNYLITAITIVDLNEQDDVNFSEPLLRYNAALPKNIAQVLQIFKDFVLTFVIKQTNIQRLEYRGQQIVMELFEALSSDPIRLMPNNSAKRWQEAKTNNQNAHRVIADYIAGMTDDYATRLYQSLFSANADSSFQLY is encoded by the coding sequence ATGAGTGATATTTGGTTAGAGCGTCGATTAAAAAAAGTATCTAAAAGACAATTAGATCACCGTGATCCCTTTCAGCGTGACAGAGCCCGAGTACTGCACTCGGCTTCATTTAGGCGTTTACAATCAAAAACCCAAGTTATGGGCTCTCGCCAAGGTGACTTTTTTAGAACGCGGCTAACTCACTCACTTGAAGCAGCACAAATTGGCTCTGGCATTACCGCACAACTTCGTTGTAAGTACCCAGAATTAAGTGCAGCACTATTTCCTGCCACAGACAGCTTGATAGAAACTATCTGCTTAGCCCATGATATAGGTCACCCACCCTTTGGCCATGGTGGTGAAGTAGCGCTGCATTATATGATGCGTGAACATGGCGGCTTTGAAGGCAACGGGCAAACATTACGCATTGTCGCCCGCTTAGAAACCTTTAGCGAACACTATGGTATGAATTTAAGTCGGCGCACCCTACTTGGTTTAATGAAATACCCTGTACAAATCGAGCAGTTAAATCAAGCGCGTGACCTAACACCTGTGACTAACTTTAGGCAATTAAAAGCACACGACTGGCATCCACCTAAAGGCTTATATAGTGACGACAATGACATTATCGATTGGGTGCTTTCACCGTTATCAAATGACGACAGGCTGTTATTCCAACAAGTAAAACAGCAATCAGAGCCAACAAAGCATCATAAAACCCGCTTTAAATCGCTCGATTGTTCTATTATGGAGCTGGCAGATGATATTGCTTATGGCATTCACGACTTAGAAGATGCCATTGTCACTAATATCGTCAATCAAACTGACTTTAAAGAACATGTTATTGCCCGATTACAGCAAATAGATGATGCTTGGTTGTTTGACTACAGTAAAACCCTAACTGACAAGCTCTTTAGCGAGCAGCACCACAAACAAAAAGACGCCATCGGTGGTTTAGTTAACTATTTGATCACCGCCATCACCATAGTCGACTTAAATGAACAAGATGACGTGAATTTTTCTGAGCCTTTGCTTAGATACAATGCGGCTTTGCCTAAAAATATCGCACAGGTTTTACAAATATTTAAAGACTTTGTGCTCACCTTTGTTATTAAGCAAACCAATATTCAACGGTTAGAATATCGTGGTCAACAAATCGTAATGGAATTGTTCGAAGCGCTGTCATCAGATCCAATCAGACTAATGCCAAACAATAGCGCTAAACGCTGGCAAGAAGCCAAGACCAATAATCAAAATGCCCATAGAGTTATTGCTGATTATATTGCCGGTATGACAGACGATTACGCCACACGACTGTATCAATCGTTATTCTCTGCCAATGCAGATAGTAGCTTTCAGCTTTACTAA
- a CDS encoding patatin-like phospholipase family protein yields the protein MLDIYAGRAALEKIQGQGFKQELFTSFYGASGGPKWFTLFGLDKLIFGEFFKDRTTRLNLLGSSAGAFRAACFAQADPVAAITRMAESYSQTVYSKQAKADEITAKAKEIIDYTMAGHGVDEILANEIIKTHFLVNKVSGLAGCENKLCQSLGLIKSIVLNRFDRKLLASQYQRYVFKSPSSHLAIKDYCGFTTEYVDLSVSNFKQALLASGSIPMVMQGVRDIPQATKGMYRDGGIVDYHFDIDIANRDGLTLYPHFNARPKAGWFDKRLNRDVQSYNYDNVVMLVPSDEFVQSLPFGKIPDRTDFTTMDAKPRIKYWQSVLAQTERLAESFDDFINKQALENIKPF from the coding sequence ATGTTAGATATATACGCAGGCAGAGCAGCCTTAGAAAAAATACAAGGGCAAGGTTTTAAGCAGGAGTTATTTACTTCTTTCTATGGCGCATCTGGCGGGCCTAAGTGGTTTACGCTCTTTGGCTTAGATAAACTGATATTTGGTGAGTTTTTTAAAGACAGAACAACAAGGCTTAACTTGCTGGGTTCATCAGCTGGTGCATTTCGTGCTGCTTGCTTTGCTCAAGCTGACCCTGTTGCTGCGATTACTCGCATGGCTGAGTCCTATTCGCAAACGGTTTATTCTAAACAGGCTAAAGCAGATGAAATTACCGCTAAAGCTAAAGAGATAATTGACTACACTATGGCAGGTCATGGTGTCGATGAAATTCTTGCTAACGAGATAATAAAAACTCACTTTTTAGTGAATAAAGTGAGCGGTTTAGCAGGCTGTGAAAACAAGTTATGCCAATCATTAGGCTTGATTAAGAGTATTGTGCTTAATCGTTTTGATCGTAAATTATTGGCTTCTCAGTATCAGCGCTATGTTTTTAAATCACCTAGTAGCCATTTAGCTATTAAAGATTATTGTGGCTTTACTACAGAGTATGTCGATTTATCCGTATCAAATTTTAAACAGGCTTTGTTAGCCTCAGGCTCTATACCTATGGTAATGCAAGGTGTGCGAGATATACCGCAAGCAACAAAAGGCATGTATCGCGATGGTGGTATTGTTGACTATCATTTTGATATCGATATTGCCAACAGAGATGGCTTAACTTTATACCCACATTTTAATGCAAGGCCAAAGGCAGGTTGGTTTGACAAGCGCCTAAATCGCGATGTGCAATCATATAATTATGACAATGTGGTTATGTTGGTGCCATCTGATGAATTTGTTCAGTCGCTGCCCTTTGGCAAGATTCCAGATCGTACCGACTTTACCACTATGGATGCTAAGCCGCGTATCAAATACTGGCAATCGGTGTTGGCGCAAACAGAAAGACTGGCAGAGAGTTTTGATGACTTTATTAACAAGCAAGCGTTAGAGAACATCAAGCCATTTTAA